Proteins found in one Fusarium keratoplasticum isolate Fu6.1 chromosome 12, whole genome shotgun sequence genomic segment:
- a CDS encoding MR-MLE domain-containing protein, translating into MSQRSIIKDVVITPVAFHDMPLLNSVGVHEPFALRSIIEVITEEHYGLGESYGDSTHLSRLQKAAEQIKGLSVHNTNLIYKKCVESLTGDTSTGGDGMAGMVTTASVTDKVFSPFEVACFDIQGKLAGVPVSDLLGGRVRDNVQYSAYLFYKWAGHPGDEDDEYGPALDPAGIVKQAKKIIDEYGFKAIKLKGGVFPPAQEVEAVKALHAAFPGLPLRLDPNAAWTVETSKWVAKELDGIVEYLEDPAPEIEGMAAVAKESPMPLATNMAVVSFDHLVPSIQQNAVQVVLSDHHFWGGLRKSQTLASICATWKMGLSMHSNSHLGISLAAMTHLASATPNLDYACDTHWPWKRRDEDVIVDDNLKWSDGGVTVPSLPGLGVELDRAKLARLHQQYLDCGLRKRDDTTYMRKFQPDFSAKIPKW; encoded by the coding sequence ATGTCTCAACGCAGTATTATCAAGGATGTTGTCATCACGCCGGTGGCATTCCATGACATGCCCCTGCTGAACAGTGTGGGTGTTCATGAACCATTTGCACTGCGCAGCATCATCGAGGTCATCACCGAAGAGCATTATGGCTTGGGTGAATCTTACGGAGATTCGACTCACTTGAGTCGTCTACAAAAGGCCGCCGAGCAGATCAAGGGCCTCTCAGTACACAACACAAACCTCATCTACAAGAAATGTGTCGAGTCTCTGACTGGTGACACAAGTACTGGGGGGGACGGCATGGCAGGCATGGTGACAACGGCCAGTGTTACCGATAAAGTCTTTTCCCCATTTGAAGTCGCCTGCTTTGACATCCAGGGCAAGCTGGCCGGTGTCCCTGTCAGTGACTTGCTGGGTGGACGTGTAAGAGACAATGTCCAATACTCGGCGTACCTCTTTTACAAGTGGGCGGGACACCCcggcgacgaagacgatgagtACGGTCCAGCTTTAGATCCTGCTGGAATTGTCAAGCAagcaaagaagatcatcGATGAGTATGGCTTCAAGGCTATCAAACTCAAGGGAGGTGTCTTTCCTCCGGCCCAGGAGGTTGAGGCCGTAAAGGCGTTGCATGCTGCATTCCCTGGTCTACCCTTGAGACTCGACCCCAACGCTGCATGGACTGTCGAGACGTCCAAATGGGtcgccaaggagcttgatggTATCGTCGAGTACTTGGAAGACCCCGCCCCGGAGATCGAAGGCATGGCAGCCGTGGCCAAAGAATCGCCCATGCCGCTGGCTACCAACATGGCCGTGGTGTCTTTTGACCATCTCGTCCCCTCCATTCAGCAGAACGCAGTCCAAGTGGTTCTTTCCGATCATCACTTCTGGGGCGGTCTTCGGAAATCACAAACATTGGCATCCATCTGCGCAACCTGGAAGATGGGCCTATCAATGCATTCCAATAGTCACCTGGGCATCTCACTTGCTGCCATGACACACCTGGCATCTGCAACCCCCAATCTCGACTATGCCTGTGATACTCACTGGCCGTGGAAGCGTCGTGACGAGGACGTCATCGTCGATGACAATCTCAAGTGGTCAGATGGTGGTGTGACTGTGCCCTCTTTGCCAGGACTGGGCGTTGAGCTTGACAGGGCGAAGCTGGCAAGGCTTCACCAGCAGTATCTCGACTGCGGCTTGCGGAAACGAGACGACACTACCTATATGAGGAAATTCCAGCCGGACTTTTCCGCCAAGATTCCCAAGTGGTGA